One Campylobacter concisus DNA window includes the following coding sequences:
- a CDS encoding glycosyltransferase: MKVLFVTSTLRSGGAERVCAVIASRFSMDHDVSLVKFDKDEPFYELASGVKLINLGVGADELGLVGNLKKRVLKVLALRALIKEGKFDAVISFLDAVNTLVLFSSAGLKTPIIISEHTNYLAPKRAIFKVLRRLSYPFANALSVLSDEDLGYYSKFCKNVMKIYNPLFEEIRSESFTKENLIIFVGRLNKIKNCEMFVRVAASLKQSGYKFVVAGDGGERSNLENLAKNLGAEVEFLGNVSYIASLYKRAKVLLSCSNFEGLGNTLIEAINYDCVRVATKTSGAKELIKDGFDGLLCEINDADQMSEKLANLLQDEAKMGEFAKNARARLDEFGVEQIYKKWLELLRLGGVK; encoded by the coding sequence ATGAAGGTTTTATTTGTCACATCAACGCTTAGAAGTGGCGGTGCGGAGAGAGTTTGCGCGGTGATCGCATCAAGATTTAGCATGGATCATGATGTAAGCCTTGTTAAATTTGACAAAGATGAGCCATTTTACGAGCTGGCAAGTGGCGTGAAGCTCATAAATTTGGGCGTTGGGGCTGATGAGCTTGGCTTGGTTGGAAATTTAAAAAAGAGAGTTTTAAAGGTGCTTGCCTTAAGGGCGCTCATAAAAGAGGGCAAATTTGATGCTGTTATATCATTTTTAGACGCCGTAAATACCTTGGTGCTCTTTAGCTCAGCTGGGCTAAAAACGCCTATTATCATAAGCGAGCACACAAACTATCTTGCGCCAAAAAGAGCCATTTTTAAGGTGCTAAGACGCCTTAGCTATCCATTTGCAAACGCACTTAGTGTCTTAAGCGACGAGGATCTTGGCTACTACTCGAAATTTTGCAAAAATGTGATGAAAATTTACAACCCGCTCTTTGAAGAGATACGCAGTGAGAGCTTTACTAAAGAAAATTTGATCATATTTGTTGGCAGGCTAAATAAGATAAAAAACTGCGAAATGTTTGTAAGAGTGGCTGCAAGCTTAAAGCAAAGCGGCTATAAATTTGTTGTCGCTGGAGATGGCGGCGAGAGGTCAAATTTAGAAAATTTAGCTAAAAATTTGGGTGCAGAGGTGGAGTTTTTAGGAAATGTAAGCTACATCGCCTCTCTTTATAAAAGGGCAAAGGTGCTGCTATCTTGCTCAAATTTCGAGGGTCTTGGAAACACATTGATAGAGGCGATAAACTATGACTGCGTGCGGGTTGCGACAAAAACTAGCGGGGCAAAAGAGCTTATAAAAGATGGCTTTGATGGCTTGCTTTGCGAGATAAATGACGCTGATCAGATGAGCGAAAAGCTTGCAAATTTGCTGCAAGATGAGGCAAAAATGGGTGAATTTGCTAAAAATGCAAGGGCTAGGCTTGATGAGTTTGGCGTGGAGCAAATTTATAAAAAATGGCTGGAGCTTTTAAGGCTTGGAGGTGTAAAGTGA
- a CDS encoding glycosyltransferase family 2 protein: protein MSEPLISIVTATYKRPELLKKAIKSALAQSYKNLEIVVTDDGDDESAREICKSFNDARIKFVKNSAHKKSPNGNKNNGFDNATGEFVCLLDDDDELLPEAIAVCYEILKSSEYSCVFADAICEKDGVMTEMIAGRSPYSKSGAMSKVDYHCGRINGEYFKLFSREFIDGFRFDESSFGGENELYIRFFEKNVFYLKKPLYIYRIARSDSVTLNAGKHALNVANAYIKTANLHYDIAIKNEPKFLAMQYKNAAYYAKIAGEYGLMLRCIFKSLSIKFSKEAFIFLLLSPLPSGILPALSKLRVKIKQRFGV from the coding sequence ATGAGCGAGCCATTAATTAGCATAGTAACCGCGACTTATAAGCGTCCAGAGCTTTTAAAAAAGGCCATAAAAAGCGCTCTAGCTCAAAGCTATAAAAATTTAGAAATAGTTGTGACCGATGACGGCGATGACGAGAGTGCGAGAGAAATTTGTAAGAGTTTTAACGATGCTAGGATCAAATTTGTAAAAAACAGCGCTCACAAAAAGAGCCCAAATGGCAACAAAAATAACGGCTTTGATAACGCAACAGGCGAGTTTGTCTGCTTGCTTGACGATGACGATGAGCTTTTGCCAGAGGCGATTGCTGTGTGCTATGAAATTTTAAAAAGTAGCGAGTATTCGTGCGTTTTTGCAGACGCGATCTGCGAGAAAGATGGCGTGATGACCGAGATGATAGCTGGTAGAAGCCCATATAGCAAGAGTGGGGCGATGAGCAAGGTTGATTATCACTGCGGGCGGATAAATGGCGAGTATTTTAAACTTTTTTCGCGTGAATTTATAGACGGCTTTAGATTTGATGAGAGCAGTTTTGGCGGCGAAAATGAGCTTTATATCCGCTTTTTTGAAAAAAATGTCTTTTATCTTAAAAAGCCACTTTACATCTACCGTATCGCAAGAAGCGATAGTGTGACGCTAAATGCTGGCAAACACGCGTTAAACGTGGCAAACGCCTACATAAAAACAGCAAATTTGCACTACGACATCGCTATAAAAAATGAGCCAAAATTTCTAGCTATGCAGTATAAAAACGCCGCTTACTACGCCAAAATAGCAGGCGAATATGGCCTTATGCTAAGGTGTATCTTTAAGAGTCTTAGCATTAAATTTAGTAAAGAAGCGTTTATTTTTTTGCTACTTAGCCCGCTACCAAGTGGCATTTTACCGGCACTCTCAAAGCTTAGAGTAAAGATAAAACAAAGGTTTGGCGTATGA
- the pglD gene encoding UDP-N-acetylbacillosamine N-acetyltransferase — MAKTKKIYIYGASGHGLVIADIARDNGYDEIVFLDDASERKFSPELEKADIIIAIGDNKTRQKISQKVEVAGFEIVNLIHKSAVVSESAVIEKGTVVMPNAVINAKACIKEGAIINSGAVIEHECVIGKFAHISPNAALAGNVSVGEFTHVGIGSSVIQGISIGKNCIIGAGSVVVRDIKDGIKAYGVPACERAKI, encoded by the coding sequence ATGGCAAAAACTAAGAAAATTTACATCTACGGAGCGAGTGGGCATGGTCTTGTGATAGCTGACATCGCTAGAGATAATGGCTATGATGAGATAGTTTTTTTAGATGATGCTAGCGAGCGTAAATTTAGCCCAGAGCTTGAAAAAGCTGACATCATAATAGCCATAGGTGATAATAAAACAAGGCAAAAGATCAGCCAAAAGGTCGAGGTCGCTGGCTTTGAGATAGTAAATTTGATCCATAAAAGTGCGGTTGTGAGCGAGAGTGCTGTGATAGAAAAAGGCACAGTGGTCATGCCAAATGCCGTGATAAACGCAAAAGCTTGCATAAAAGAGGGCGCTATCATAAACTCTGGCGCGGTGATAGAGCATGAGTGCGTGATAGGTAAATTTGCTCACATCAGCCCAAATGCAGCCCTTGCTGGTAATGTGAGCGTGGGAGAATTTACGCACGTTGGCATTGGCTCAAGCGTCATTCAAGGCATAAGCATCGGCAAAAACTGCATCATAGGCGCTGGAAGCGTAGTTGTTAGAGATATAAAGGACGGCATAAAGGCTTACGGCGTGCCTGCATGCGAGCGCGCTAAGATATAA
- the pglC gene encoding undecaprenyl phosphate N,N'-diacetylbacillosamine 1-phosphate transferase: protein MYRNFLKRVIDILGALFLLILTSPIIIATAIFIYFKVSRDVIFTQARPGLNEKIFKIYKFKTMSDERDANGELLPDDQRLGKFGKLIRSLSLDELPQLFNVLKGDMSFIGPRPLLVEYLPIYNETQKHRHDVRPGITGLAQVNGRNAISWEKKFEYDVYYAKNLSFMLDVKIALMTIEKVLKRSGVSKEGQATTEKFNGKN from the coding sequence ATGTATAGAAATTTTTTAAAGAGAGTGATTGATATTTTGGGAGCTTTATTTTTGCTCATTTTAACATCGCCTATCATCATAGCAACGGCGATTTTTATCTATTTTAAGGTTAGCCGCGACGTCATTTTTACTCAGGCAAGACCAGGGCTAAATGAGAAAATTTTTAAAATTTATAAATTTAAGACGATGAGTGACGAGCGTGACGCAAATGGCGAGCTCTTGCCAGATGATCAGCGTCTTGGTAAATTTGGCAAACTTATCCGCTCACTTAGCCTCGATGAGTTACCACAGCTTTTTAACGTGCTAAAGGGCGATATGAGTTTTATCGGACCAAGGCCGCTTTTAGTAGAGTATCTACCCATCTATAACGAAACACAAAAGCACCGCCACGATGTGCGCCCAGGCATTACCGGGCTAGCGCAGGTAAATGGCAGAAACGCCATAAGTTGGGAAAAGAAGTTTGAATACGACGTCTATTACGCTAAAAATTTAAGCTTTATGCTTGATGTAAAGATCGCTTTAATGACCATCGAAAAGGTGCTAAAACGAAGTGGCGTCAGCAAAGAGGGGCAGGCGACGACGGAGAAATTTAATGGCAAAAACTAA
- a CDS encoding glycosyltransferase family 25 protein: MNEIYLISLAKDTKRRELLQQKFSSYDSFNLIDAVDGRELNAREYYKIISPSFKAYGKVLSPAEVGCSLSHVKAYEAFLASDAKFALIFEDDVIGDDEAIKEAFLAASKIPEESVLICGMQDGLEGRFSAFGKKVDASLSKPLWQVSKHSFSSIYRAGAYVLTKKSAKNLLEIHKNALCTTDVWDYLLGVNDMQMYFCDLFAHPTDLSGSNIEGERLERGYSANLKAYIKTIKFIFFSRLEKLQGYERIFKRG, encoded by the coding sequence ATGAATGAAATTTATCTGATCTCTTTGGCAAAAGACACTAAAAGGCGCGAGCTTTTGCAGCAAAAATTTAGCTCTTATGATAGCTTTAATCTAATAGACGCAGTTGATGGCAGGGAGCTAAACGCGAGGGAGTACTACAAGATCATTTCGCCATCATTTAAAGCTTACGGCAAGGTTTTAAGCCCAGCAGAGGTTGGCTGTTCGCTCTCGCACGTAAAAGCTTACGAGGCATTTTTGGCAAGTGATGCGAAATTTGCACTCATCTTTGAAGATGACGTGATCGGAGATGATGAGGCGATAAAAGAGGCCTTTTTAGCAGCTAGCAAAATACCAGAAGAGAGCGTGCTCATATGTGGCATGCAAGATGGGCTAGAGGGCAGGTTTAGCGCCTTTGGTAAAAAGGTGGATGCTAGCCTAAGCAAGCCACTTTGGCAGGTCTCAAAGCACTCATTTTCAAGCATTTATAGAGCAGGGGCTTATGTGCTAACTAAAAAAAGTGCTAAAAATTTGCTTGAAATTCATAAAAATGCGCTTTGCACGACCGACGTTTGGGACTATTTGCTTGGCGTTAATGATATGCAGATGTATTTTTGCGATCTTTTTGCACACCCAACTGATCTAAGTGGCTCAAACATCGAGGGCGAGCGCCTTGAGAGGGGATACAGCGCAAATTTAAAGGCCTACATAAAAACAATTAAATTTATATTTTTCTCACGACTTGAAAAGCTTCAAGGCTATGAGAGAATTTTTAAAAGGGGCTAA
- a CDS encoding glycosyltransferase produces MKILFVIAALRNGGAERVLNVLANELSKDNEITIALLEEDLGLYKFSEKIKIVNLNVTGSGLALKFKKILALRALFKEQRADLIISFIDWTNVACVLANAGLKSKLIATEHHEHSYLKSKIASAMRDISYRFVDGLSVLSKSDYDYYKFAKNREVIHNPLFIDVPEICEKQNVILSVARLEAVKGYDVYFEALSKVDKSLLDGWEIKIAGSGRQEAQLKEMALNLGLNVKFLGHISDVSKLYSEAKIFTLSSRSEGLSNVLIESGAFGCARLSSDTVGAKELINDGTDGLIFKNGDSNDLKDKLEMLLKDENLRQKLAKNASESANLFSKENIIKQWREFIKKVVSK; encoded by the coding sequence GTGAAAATTCTTTTTGTCATAGCCGCACTTAGAAATGGTGGGGCTGAACGCGTGCTAAACGTGCTTGCAAATGAGCTTAGCAAAGACAATGAGATCACTATCGCCCTGCTTGAAGAAGACCTTGGGCTTTATAAATTTAGTGAAAAGATAAAGATCGTAAATCTTAATGTCACTGGCTCAGGGCTTGCTTTAAAATTTAAAAAAATCCTAGCCCTTAGAGCGCTTTTTAAGGAGCAAAGGGCTGATCTGATAATTAGCTTTATCGACTGGACAAACGTCGCTTGCGTGCTGGCAAATGCTGGGCTAAAGAGCAAACTTATAGCAACCGAGCATCACGAGCACAGCTACCTAAAAAGCAAAATCGCAAGCGCTATGCGTGATATTAGCTACCGCTTTGTAGATGGCCTAAGCGTGCTAAGCAAAAGTGACTACGACTACTATAAATTTGCCAAAAATCGCGAGGTCATCCACAACCCACTTTTTATCGACGTACCTGAAATTTGTGAGAAGCAAAACGTCATCTTAAGCGTGGCAAGGCTGGAGGCGGTAAAGGGCTATGATGTCTATTTTGAGGCACTTAGCAAGGTGGATAAGAGCTTGCTTGATGGCTGGGAGATAAAGATCGCAGGCAGTGGCAGGCAGGAGGCGCAGCTAAAAGAGATGGCTCTAAATTTAGGGCTTAATGTCAAATTTTTAGGTCACATAAGTGATGTTAGTAAGCTTTACAGCGAGGCAAAAATTTTCACTCTTAGCTCACGAAGCGAGGGGCTTTCAAATGTGTTAATCGAGTCAGGTGCTTTTGGCTGCGCTAGGCTAAGTAGCGACACTGTGGGCGCAAAGGAGCTTATAAATGACGGCACAGACGGGCTTATCTTTAAAAATGGTGATAGCAATGATCTAAAAGATAAGCTTGAAATGCTTTTAAAAGATGAAAATTTAAGGCAAAAACTAGCAAAAAACGCCAGCGAAAGTGCAAATTTATTTAGCAAAGAAAATATCATCAAGCAGTGGCGAGAATTTATAAAAAAGGTTGTTAGCAAGTGA
- the pglJ gene encoding N-acetylgalactosamine-N,N'-diacetylbacillosaminyl-diphospho-undecaprenol 4-alpha-N-acetylgalactosaminyltransferase → MKKLAVFLYSMGPGGAERNVANLLPFLIKRYEVHLILMSKVIAYEIPSEVQIHFIENSDPYESGLKKLARLFLAMPMLAFKYKNLCQILGIDTQFVLMNRPCYIAGVARILGLKARLVISERSCPSILYKNDLSGRVNKFLLNHLYKKADLILANAAGNKEDLVRNFGMREDKTKVLYNALDLKTINLLKDEPLEDGFKPFFINIGRLDSGKNQAMLIKIIASINDPRATLGILGKGPLKDELQNLIDKFGVGERVKLLGTDKNPFRHIKNASCLLCASRFEGFSNVLLEALACEKTIISTEHKSGAKELLGDSEFGILVPVDDENAMKEAMLKVLNEPKIRQNFENVAYNRAKFFDSENIASELINFLENPNE, encoded by the coding sequence GTGAAAAAATTAGCCGTTTTTTTATACTCGATGGGGCCTGGTGGGGCTGAGCGAAATGTGGCAAATTTACTGCCATTTTTGATCAAACGTTATGAAGTTCATCTCATCTTAATGAGCAAGGTCATCGCGTATGAGATCCCAAGCGAGGTGCAAATTCACTTTATAGAAAATAGCGATCCTTACGAGAGCGGGCTAAAGAAGCTTGCAAGGCTCTTTTTAGCGATGCCAATGCTTGCCTTTAAATATAAAAATCTTTGTCAAATTTTGGGCATCGACACGCAGTTTGTGCTGATGAACCGCCCTTGCTATATCGCTGGGGTTGCTAGGATTTTAGGGCTAAAGGCTAGGCTAGTTATCAGCGAGCGAAGCTGTCCGTCGATCCTATATAAAAACGATCTAAGCGGCAGAGTTAATAAATTTTTACTTAATCATCTTTATAAAAAAGCTGATCTAATCCTCGCAAATGCAGCTGGCAACAAAGAGGATCTGGTGCGAAATTTTGGCATGAGAGAGGACAAAACAAAGGTGCTTTATAACGCCCTTGATCTAAAAACTATAAATTTGCTAAAAGATGAGCCACTTGAGGATGGCTTTAAGCCATTTTTCATAAACATAGGCCGCCTTGATAGCGGTAAAAATCAAGCCATGCTAATAAAAATAATAGCTTCAATCAACGACCCTCGCGCTACGCTTGGCATCCTTGGCAAAGGGCCTTTAAAGGACGAGCTGCAAAATTTGATAGATAAATTTGGCGTGGGCGAGCGAGTAAAGCTTCTTGGCACTGATAAAAATCCTTTTAGGCATATAAAAAACGCCTCTTGCTTGCTTTGTGCCTCGCGTTTTGAGGGCTTTTCAAACGTCTTGCTTGAAGCGCTAGCATGCGAAAAAACTATCATCTCAACCGAGCACAAGAGCGGCGCAAAGGAGCTTTTGGGCGATAGCGAGTTTGGCATCTTAGTGCCTGTTGATGACGAAAATGCAATGAAAGAGGCGATGTTAAAAGTGCTTAACGAGCCAAAGATAAGGCAAAATTTTGAAAATGTTGCGTATAATCGGGCTAAATTTTTTGATAGTGAAAATATAGCGAGTGAGCTTATAAATTTTTTGGAAAATCCTAATGAATAG
- the pglE gene encoding UDP-N-acetylbacillosamine transaminase encodes MDRVFLSPPNMSGKEQEYIKKVFESNYIAPLGEYVNKFEDSIKAYTGAKDALALCAGTAALHLALRVLGVKEGDLVLASSFTFMASVSPILYEKATPVFIDSDESWNLSPELLKKAISNLPKKPKALVVTHLYGQASKMKEICEICQNEGIALVEDAAEALGGFYGGKALGTFGVMGGYSFNGNKIITTSGGGMLVGDSEFVEKARFYSTQAREPLLHYEHKDYGYNYRLSNVLGAIGVAQMEVLEKRVEQKRRVFDIYEKELGDILEFMPELPNSRGNRWLTTGVFAKKDAHLKVIKALADANIESRPLWKPMHMQPVFKGALSFVDGYSEDLFSRGICLPSGSDMSEQTQERVIKIVKENA; translated from the coding sequence ATGGATAGGGTTTTTTTATCTCCACCAAACATGAGTGGAAAAGAGCAAGAATATATAAAAAAAGTTTTTGAAAGCAACTACATAGCGCCGCTTGGCGAATATGTCAATAAATTTGAAGATAGCATAAAAGCTTATACTGGCGCCAAAGATGCGCTTGCGCTATGCGCTGGAACTGCGGCACTTCACCTAGCGCTTCGCGTCCTTGGCGTAAAAGAGGGCGATCTTGTGCTAGCTTCTAGCTTTACTTTTATGGCTTCAGTCTCGCCGATACTTTATGAAAAGGCAACTCCAGTCTTTATAGATAGCGACGAGAGCTGGAATTTAAGCCCAGAGCTACTAAAAAAAGCGATATCAAATTTACCTAAAAAGCCAAAAGCACTAGTCGTCACACATCTTTACGGCCAAGCTTCAAAGATGAAAGAAATTTGCGAGATTTGCCAAAACGAAGGCATCGCTTTGGTTGAAGATGCAGCTGAAGCACTTGGTGGATTTTACGGCGGCAAGGCGCTTGGCACATTTGGCGTGATGGGCGGATATAGCTTCAATGGCAACAAGATCATCACCACTTCAGGTGGCGGCATGCTAGTTGGAGATAGCGAATTTGTAGAAAAAGCTAGATTTTACAGCACTCAAGCAAGAGAGCCTTTGCTTCACTACGAGCACAAGGATTATGGCTACAACTACCGCTTAAGCAACGTCCTAGGCGCTATTGGCGTGGCTCAGATGGAGGTTTTAGAAAAGAGAGTCGAACAAAAGAGAAGAGTATTTGATATTTATGAAAAAGAGCTTGGCGATATTTTAGAATTTATGCCAGAGCTACCAAATTCTCGTGGAAATAGATGGCTCACAACTGGTGTTTTTGCTAAAAAAGATGCACATTTAAAAGTTATAAAAGCACTAGCTGATGCAAATATCGAGAGCCGCCCACTTTGGAAGCCTATGCACATGCAGCCAGTATTTAAAGGCGCACTAAGTTTTGTTGATGGATATAGCGAAGATCTATTTTCAAGAGGAATTTGCTTGCCAAGTGGCAGCGATATGAGCGAGCAGACACAAGAAAGAGTGATAAAAATAGTCAAGGAAAATGCTTAA
- the pglA gene encoding N,N'-diacetylbacillosaminyl-diphospho-undecaprenol alpha-1,3-N-acetylgalactosaminyltransferase: MARIGFLSHADMSIHFFRRPIMQALKDMGHEVFAIAPKGNFTNELAKSFHTVTYELDKASLNPLTVINNSKKLSQILGELNLDLLQTGAHKSNVFGTFAAKNAGIKHVINLVEGLGSFYIDDDIKTKAVRFVMESLYKLSFAKADACVFVNDADPDYLISKNLIDKSKVYRIKSVGVDTAKFDPAITQAADLGDKKVVLMIARAMWHKGVREFYEAAEILNGYKNCEFVFVGEGFAGNKSTADESFLKGGKVRYLGARNDIPQLLKASYLLALPSYKEGFPRTVLEAMSMAKAVVASDVTGCNEAVKDGYNGLLCKVKDASDLAGKIKILLDDEALCAKLGANGRDWAVSEFDEKQIAKRYIEIYRKFIDV, from the coding sequence ATGGCAAGGATAGGATTTTTAAGCCACGCTGATATGAGCATACACTTTTTTAGACGCCCTATTATGCAGGCTTTAAAAGATATGGGGCATGAGGTTTTTGCTATCGCTCCAAAAGGAAATTTCACTAATGAGCTTGCTAAAAGCTTTCACACCGTCACCTACGAGCTTGATAAGGCGAGCCTAAATCCGCTAACCGTGATAAATAACTCAAAAAAACTATCTCAAATTTTAGGCGAGCTAAATTTAGACCTGCTTCAAACTGGCGCTCACAAGTCAAATGTCTTTGGCACATTTGCTGCTAAAAACGCTGGCATAAAGCACGTGATAAATTTGGTTGAAGGCCTTGGTAGCTTTTATATCGATGATGATATTAAGACAAAGGCTGTGCGTTTTGTCATGGAGAGCCTTTATAAGCTCTCTTTTGCAAAAGCTGATGCTTGCGTCTTCGTAAATGACGCAGATCCAGACTATCTGATCTCTAAAAATTTGATAGATAAAAGCAAAGTGTATCGCATAAAAAGTGTCGGCGTCGATACTGCTAAATTTGACCCAGCTATCACGCAGGCAGCTGATCTTGGCGATAAAAAGGTGGTTCTCATGATCGCAAGAGCCATGTGGCACAAGGGTGTTCGTGAATTTTATGAGGCAGCAGAAATTTTAAATGGTTATAAAAACTGCGAATTTGTCTTTGTGGGTGAGGGCTTTGCTGGTAATAAATCAACCGCAGACGAGAGCTTTTTAAAAGGTGGCAAGGTGCGATATCTTGGCGCTAGAAACGACATACCACAGCTTTTAAAAGCTTCTTACTTGCTAGCTTTGCCAAGCTACAAAGAGGGCTTTCCAAGAACGGTTTTAGAGGCGATGAGCATGGCTAAAGCAGTCGTTGCAAGTGACGTGACAGGCTGTAATGAAGCTGTAAAAGATGGCTACAACGGGCTTTTATGTAAGGTAAAAGATGCAAGTGATCTTGCTGGCAAGATAAAAATTTTACTTGATGACGAAGCACTTTGCGCTAAGCTTGGTGCAAATGGCAGAGACTGGGCAGTTAGTGAGTTTGATGAGAAGCAAATCGCAAAAAGATATATAGAAATTTATAGGAAATTTATAGATGTATAG
- a CDS encoding STT3 domain-containing protein — MNRNLFFKNYSLYLMIFVAVIFGMVCRLYWVFWASEYPVFFWNNELMISTNDGYAFAEGARDMLAGFHQENDLSYYGYPLSTLTYWIVKFLGVKLETAMIYMSVFFSSLVAVPVVLIANEYKAKMAGFIAALLAVIANSYYNRTMAGYYDTDMLIIPLSVFVVWGLVRVLEKKDAKSLIIAPLSVLIYMWWYMSAFSLISILTGLFLLYTLIFDRKNPLFYLEISLLLLAISNLDITLKFIAVIVIYALCLFKKEVINLKFALGILAIIFVVFVIRGGLNPIIFQLKFYVFRDAPEVGGMSFHFFNVNQTIQESSVVDFTLFCERISANVITFLISLAGVALFCYKHRSFAVSLGMLALGFLAFKSGLRFTIYAVPIMALGFGYLVEFVLANLKLKGAVLNLIRAFIAALVLAPALIHIYGYKAEPVFVNKEVEILNKLKGIAGREDYVLAWWDYGYPIRYYSDVKTLIDGGKHLGRENFAVSFALGSDEMSSANMARLDVEYTERNFKEHFNGNLAQILKDRNLSADQFFSEIKEANFSLPAKSREIYYYLPDRMLSIFPTILQFSKIDLKSGKNLNNGLFITTRAISQSEKGIRLSGGFTLTSDVTNLIYDGNVLPLRSFIETDYNEAGKLNVKEYKNNESSNISVIFMRDYGRFIILDESILNSAYIQLFVLERYDPKVFEPVILDGAAKVYRLKR, encoded by the coding sequence ATGAATAGAAATTTGTTTTTTAAAAATTACTCTTTATACCTTATGATATTTGTCGCAGTCATCTTTGGCATGGTTTGTAGGCTTTACTGGGTCTTTTGGGCGAGCGAGTATCCGGTATTTTTCTGGAACAACGAGCTGATGATCAGCACAAACGACGGCTATGCATTTGCCGAGGGCGCAAGGGATATGCTGGCTGGCTTTCACCAGGAAAACGACCTTAGCTACTACGGCTATCCGCTTTCGACACTTACTTACTGGATCGTGAAATTTCTGGGCGTGAAGCTCGAGACAGCGATGATTTATATGAGCGTATTTTTCTCATCGCTTGTGGCTGTGCCTGTTGTCTTGATCGCAAATGAATACAAAGCAAAAATGGCTGGCTTCATCGCTGCACTTCTTGCAGTGATCGCAAATAGCTACTACAACCGCACTATGGCAGGTTACTACGACACTGATATGCTCATCATTCCACTTAGCGTTTTTGTCGTTTGGGGGCTTGTTAGAGTGCTTGAGAAAAAGGACGCAAAGAGCCTGATAATAGCACCTTTAAGCGTGCTTATCTATATGTGGTGGTATATGAGCGCCTTTTCGCTTATTAGCATTTTAACTGGACTATTTTTACTCTACACGCTCATTTTTGATAGGAAAAATCCACTTTTTTACCTTGAAATTTCTCTGCTTTTACTTGCTATTTCAAATCTTGATATAACTCTTAAATTTATCGCTGTTATCGTTATTTACGCACTTTGTCTATTTAAAAAAGAGGTGATAAATTTAAAATTTGCTCTTGGCATTTTGGCGATTATCTTTGTCGTCTTTGTCATCCGTGGCGGGCTAAATCCGATAATCTTTCAGCTTAAATTTTACGTCTTTAGAGATGCGCCTGAAGTTGGCGGTATGAGTTTTCACTTTTTTAATGTCAATCAAACTATCCAAGAGTCAAGCGTCGTTGATTTTACGCTATTTTGTGAGAGGATCAGCGCAAATGTCATCACATTTTTGATCTCGCTTGCTGGCGTCGCTCTTTTTTGCTACAAGCACCGCTCATTTGCCGTCTCGCTTGGCATGCTCGCACTTGGCTTTTTGGCCTTTAAAAGCGGCCTTAGATTTACCATTTACGCCGTGCCTATCATGGCGCTTGGCTTTGGCTATTTAGTGGAGTTCGTGCTTGCAAATTTAAAGCTAAAAGGAGCCGTGCTAAATCTCATAAGAGCCTTCATAGCAGCTCTTGTGCTTGCTCCAGCGCTCATTCACATCTATGGCTACAAGGCTGAGCCAGTCTTTGTAAATAAAGAGGTTGAAATTTTAAACAAGCTAAAAGGCATCGCAGGGCGCGAAGATTACGTGCTTGCGTGGTGGGACTATGGATATCCGATCAGGTATTACAGCGATGTTAAGACGCTAATTGACGGCGGAAAGCACCTTGGGCGTGAAAATTTTGCCGTGAGCTTTGCGCTTGGTAGCGACGAGATGAGCTCAGCAAATATGGCAAGGCTTGATGTAGAATACACTGAGCGAAATTTCAAAGAGCACTTTAACGGCAACTTGGCTCAAATTTTAAAAGATAGAAATTTAAGCGCCGATCAGTTTTTTAGCGAGATAAAAGAGGCTAATTTTAGCCTGCCAGCAAAGAGCAGAGAGATATATTATTATCTGCCAGATAGGATGCTTAGCATTTTCCCGACCATTTTGCAGTTTAGCAAGATCGATCTAAAAAGTGGTAAAAATTTAAACAACGGACTTTTCATCACCACTAGAGCGATCTCGCAAAGCGAAAAGGGCATTAGGCTAAGTGGCGGATTTACTCTAACAAGTGATGTCACAAATTTGATCTATGATGGCAATGTCTTACCGCTAAGATCTTTCATAGAGACCGACTACAACGAGGCTGGCAAGCTAAATGTAAAAGAGTATAAAAATAATGAAAGCTCAAACATTTCTGTTATTTTTATGAGGGATTATGGTAGGTTTATCATCCTTGATGAGAGCATTTTAAATAGCGCCTACATCCAGCTTTTCGTGCTTGAAAGATATGATCCTAAGGTCTTTGAGCCAGTCATACTTGATGGGGCGGCAAAAGTTTATAGGCTAAAGAGGTAG